From the genome of Thermoflexus sp.:
CGGTGAACCCGACGATCCGCGCGGCCGTGCTTTATGGCTCGATGAGCGCTGACGAGCGCAGGAACTTCGAGCGCATCCTCCAGTGGTCCGGAGGCGCCCGCGGCCGGGAGGAGCTGAGCGTTCCCGAGGAGATCCTCCGGCGGATCTCGCCCGCCTCTTACCTGCAGGATATCCGGACGCCTATCCAGATCCATCACGGCGCGTCGGACGCCACGGTGCCCCCCGAATGGTCCCGCGAGCTGTATGAGCAGCTGCGCGGCCTGGGCAAAGCTGTGGAATGGTTTGAATACCCCGGGCAGCCTCATACGTTCCCCGCCGGCAGCCCAGCGGACCGTCTGCTCCTGGAGCGATCGACCGCTTTCTTCCGGAAGCATGTGGGCCGGAACCCTTGAGGGGAGAGCCGGTAACCTTCTGGGCGGAGGAGGGTGAGAGCGTGGGACGAGCGGATCAGGGGAGCTTCGCCGGACGCTGGGTGGTGATCCCGCGGGTGCTGTGCTTCCTGTTCCGGGAGGATCAGGTGCTGCTGTTGCAGCGTTCTCCAGAAAATAAAATTTTCCCCGAGCGTTACAACGGCCTGGGCGGGCATGTGGAGCCCGGGGAGGATCTGCGCACCGCCGCCCGACGGGAGCTCGCGGAGGAGGCGGGCATCCCGGTGGAAACGCTCCGGCTGGCCGGCCTGATCACCGTGGACACCGGCGCCTCCCCGGGCGTCCTCATCGCGGTGTTCGTGGGGGAGGCCTCCGGGGAGCCAGCCGGATCGACTCCCGAGGGGACGCTGGTCTGGACGCCGATCGCTCGGGTGCTGGAGCTGCCGGTGGTGGAAGATTTCCCGGCGCTCTGGCCCCGGGTGCTGCGCTTCCGGGAGACCGGCGAGCCCTTCTTCCTGAGCTACGCGTATGATGCGCAGGACCATCTGATCGTTCGGGAAGGATGAGCCGATGGCGGAGATGCAAATCCGGACGGAACGACTGGTGGAGCTGGGGCAGGCGTTGAGGCTGCTGCGGGATCCCCAGGAGATCCGCCGCACGGCCCTGGATTGGGCGCTGGCCCAGACAGGCGCGAGGGAGGGTGCGATCCTCATCCAGGAGTCCGGGGCCTGGCGCTGCGCGATCGCCCATGGCGATCCCTCATCCTGGACGCAAGGATGGGCGCTCCCGCCTGGTCAGGGATCCCGATGGATGCGGGTCGCCGATTCCGTCTGGTTTCTTCCCCTTGTGGAAAAAGAGCCCCCCGAATGGCTCGGCCTTCGGGATCCAGGGCCGGAGGCCTTGCAGGATGCGGCGGGATGGGAGGTGGCGAGGCTGCTGATCGGGATCGCCCTGGAAGCTGCCCGGGAGCGGGAGGCCCGCGGCGCCTTCTTCTCTACCGCCGTCCACGAGCTGCGCCTGCCTATGACGAGCATTAAGGGCTACACGGATCTGTTGCGGAAAGGGCTCGCCGGGCCCCTGACCGAGAACCAGCAGCGCTTCCTGGAGACCATCCGGGCGAACATCGACCGGCTGGCCGCCCTGGTGAATGATCTGCTGGAACACTCCCGCATGGAGACCGGACGCCTGCGGCTGCGGGTGGAGCCGGTCTCCCTGGAGGAGGCGCTGGAGGGCGCCCTGGGGCGAGTTCGGAAGGAGATCGAAGGGCGGAGCCATCGACTCTCCCTGGATCTACCGCGGGATCTGCCTTCGGTGGCGGCGGATCGGGAGCGGCTGGAGGGGATCCTGAGCAAGGTGCTGGACAACGCGGCGAAGTATACGCCGCCCGGCGGGGAGATCCGGGTTCGGGCGATGCACGAGGGAAGCGCGGTGGTCTGCGAAGTGGAGGACACCGGGATCGGGATTGCGCCCTCGGATCAGGCGCGGCTGTTCACCCCTTTCTGGCGCTCGGAAGACCCGCGCGTGCGAGAGGCCCCGGGCTTCGGGCTGAGCCTGGCCGTGGCGCGCGGCCTCCTGGAGGCGATGGGTGGAGCGATCGAGGTGGAGAGCGCGCCGGGCCAGGGCACCCGGGTGCGGATTCGACTGCCTGCCCAGCCATTGTAGGGAGACAGCTCGTGTTGCCTGCGGCCCTGGCTTCATACCTGCTCAACCCTGTTCACAGGCAATCGGACTCCAGCCCCAGGAAGGCTTACAAAGTTTAAAGCCGATGTTGAAGTCCCTCTTTATGTTCCGATCAACTCCGCCGGGGTC
Proteins encoded in this window:
- a CDS encoding NUDIX hydrolase, whose product is MGRADQGSFAGRWVVIPRVLCFLFREDQVLLLQRSPENKIFPERYNGLGGHVEPGEDLRTAARRELAEEAGIPVETLRLAGLITVDTGASPGVLIAVFVGEASGEPAGSTPEGTLVWTPIARVLELPVVEDFPALWPRVLRFRETGEPFFLSYAYDAQDHLIVREG
- a CDS encoding HAMP domain-containing sensor histidine kinase, producing the protein MAEMQIRTERLVELGQALRLLRDPQEIRRTALDWALAQTGAREGAILIQESGAWRCAIAHGDPSSWTQGWALPPGQGSRWMRVADSVWFLPLVEKEPPEWLGLRDPGPEALQDAAGWEVARLLIGIALEAAREREARGAFFSTAVHELRLPMTSIKGYTDLLRKGLAGPLTENQQRFLETIRANIDRLAALVNDLLEHSRMETGRLRLRVEPVSLEEALEGALGRVRKEIEGRSHRLSLDLPRDLPSVAADRERLEGILSKVLDNAAKYTPPGGEIRVRAMHEGSAVVCEVEDTGIGIAPSDQARLFTPFWRSEDPRVREAPGFGLSLAVARGLLEAMGGAIEVESAPGQGTRVRIRLPAQPL